TGCAGGAAAATGACAAGCTTGCCCCCTAGTGACGGGTTAGGAAGATAATAGAAAAGGCAAAGGtttaccttaaaagaaaaagcacaacCACCACAAAGAACATCTCTACCCTACCCAGAATCTGGAGAGAAACTAGTAACACAAACTACTAATCAATCACAATAGTTTATTCACAGAGACAGTTAAAAAGATCCAGTTCTGAGGGACAAAATGTGTCACAAAACCTTTGCTTACAAATCCCTAGGTGAAGTTGCCTTGGGAATAATCTGTCCTTCAGCATGATGAGCAATGCCAGGTGAGTGGACTGGGGATGCTAATTTTCAACTGTGGATGCCTCCACTAAAGCACAGCTTATATTTCATCCTCTTTGGCAATCCTGAAGCATAATGACCTTTAACTTTTATGCTGCACATCCCTCCCAATCTCTAAGAATTTATTGAAGCTCTGACTCTAAAGGCAAAAAGGAAGCCCACACCAATGATTACATAAGTCAGAGGGTGGAAGTCGTGACTATTTAACTGTTCTTAGCTCCTTAAGCCCTCTATTATGTAAGTCAAGACTCTGATTTTCAAGCCCTCccaactaaaataataataatgataataataaggtCTGATTCCTTCAGGCACTGTGGCTGCTGAGTCTTCCTGCTCTTTgtctcccctctccaccccccgcccagTCTCTACTGCTCTCTAGTTTGCCTTTTTTCACAGAGCACAGACTCTGAGACATAAAATCCCATACATGTGTGTGTCTTCACAGAACACAACAGATGAAAGAATACTGactgaaataaacatttcaggCTACAACCTAGTAGGTGACACTCTGGGGTAATGGGTCTATGTAACCAGAGCTACTGACATTAAGTCCCAAGTCTTCCTGCTCCAGCAGGTTGACTTTCAAGGGCTATGTAAGACATAGGAGGTGCCAGCCTCAAGCTGTGTGTTACTTAGAAGCATGGGCCACACTACCCAAATGTCAAAGGCTGGACATTTTTCTGCTGTTCTTTGTGCAGCTGCCGGGCCCGGTTTTTTAGCACCTCGGCCTTTGCCTCATCTTTATCTACACCATCCCCCAGCCTGTACATGCGGCTGGCATTGGCACAGGCCCAGACATGGCCCAAGTCACAGGCTTTCATTGAGTATTTACATGCCAGGCCCATGTCCTTGGGAAAGCCAGGGGCACCCTGCAGGAACATGGCACTGAGATTGAAGCAGCTGGAGGCATAGCTGCCTTCACAAGCCCTTGTGTAGTAGTCTCTGGCCTTCTCCAGATCAGGCTGGCCATCTTCATTGACCTGTCCATCATGTGCCAAGAGACCAACGTTGTGACATGCCTCCACAGACTTCCTTCCAGGCTTCTCACACGCCATCAGAAAGCAGCTGGAGGCAGCTTTCAGGTCCTGGGTCAGTCCacctgggaggaaggaaagggaagaaaaaaataaacccaaccaGGGCAGAACCTGCATGTCTGAGGCCAAAGTTAGAGACTAATTCCTGAATAAAGTTCATACATTTTGAGCTAAGGCAGCATGAAAGGAAGGTGGCCTGGTATATAGCACAAAGACTTTCCAGCCTTGGAATCTTTGTTCAAATGATATCTTATGAGGCAGACCACCCCTAAAGGAGGTGAAAGGTGGGGACTATAAGAACTACCTCATGGGATTATAGGGAGAACATGTGATCTTATAAGCACTTTGttaaatgttcattaaatgtATATTGAATACATATTATTTGCCAACTTCTGTTCTAGGTTCTGGAATAAACAGACACAGTCCCTACCCTTATAATCTAATGAAACAGATATTTAACAACCACACAACCTAATGTATGATTTTAAGTGTGACAAGCATTTGGAAGAA
The window above is part of the Prionailurus bengalensis isolate Pbe53 chromosome C1, Fcat_Pben_1.1_paternal_pri, whole genome shotgun sequence genome. Proteins encoded here:
- the LOC122480507 gene encoding cytochrome c oxidase assembly factor 7, giving the protein MAGVVDFQDEEQVKSFLENMEVECNYQCYREKDPNGCYRLVDYLEGIQKNFEEAAKVLKFNCEENKHSDSCYKLGAYYVTGKGGLTQDLKAASSCFLMACEKPGRKSVEACHNVGLLAHDGQVNEDGQPDLEKARDYYTRACEGSYASSCFNLSAMFLQGAPGFPKDMGLACKYSMKACDLGHVWACANASRMYRLGDGVDKDEAKAEVLKNRARQLHKEQQKNVQPLTFG